Proteins found in one Zea mays cultivar B73 chromosome 1, Zm-B73-REFERENCE-NAM-5.0, whole genome shotgun sequence genomic segment:
- the LOC100272815 gene encoding putative tetraacyldisaccharide 4-kinase family protein, with translation MNGGEYGRMEEMARQLVARLAATPDSALRGLPFLHRVLTLPLLSAASAVLRLSLLLSRLRSRRALPVPVVSVGNLTWGGNGKTPMVDFLARSFHRLGVSPLLLTRGYAGGDEPKMLRRRLSDTSAKIGVGANRTAVASSMLQEYGFIHHFQNTFAEKKLSSVCKLESGNRIGVAILDDGMQHWSLLRDVEIVMVNGLAPWGNSHFIPRGPMREPLSALGRADIVVIHNADMASEMQLKAIRSAIEDNNATCSVFYSRLAPSHFFEVKQPSQRLPLNVLNDKIVLCVSAIGCPNAFIHTAREIGPLKIARLDFSDHHFFSAHDLEKIQETARNLMDEHSKDTIVLVTEKDYDRDPEALKTLDANVWVLSSSLQIMHHSKQGEDEFMRKVNEIITVTWCAKSHAADRATGC, from the exons ATGAACGGCGGCGAGTATGGTCGTATGGAGGAGATGGCGAGGCAGCTCGTCGCTCGCCTTGCCGCCACCCCGGACTCTGCTCTGCGGGGCCTCCCCTTCCTCCACCGCGTTCTcaccctccccctcctctccgccgcgtcCGCCGTGCTCCGCCTGTCCCTGCTCCTTTCGCGGCTCCGCTCGCGCCGCGCGCTGCCCGTGCCCGTCGTTAGCGTCGGCAACCTCACTTGGGGTGGCAATGGCAAGACACCCATGGTAGACTTCTTGGCCCGCAGCTTCCACCGCCTCGGCGTCTCGCCACTACTACTGACAAGG GGTTATGCAGGTGGAGATGAGCCAAAGATGCTCCGGAGGCGCCTTTCCGATACTTCGGCCAAGATCGGGGTCGGTGCAAATAGAACGGCAGTGGCTTCTTCCATGCTTCAAGAATATGGCTTCATCCATCATTTTCAGAACACATTTGCCGAGAAGAAGCTTTCTTCAGTCTGCAAACTGGAATCTGGTAATAGGATTGGAGTAGCCATATTAGATGACGGTATGCAG CACTGGAGCTTGCTCCGAGATGTGGAGATTGTGATGGTTAATGGGTTGGCTCCGTGGGGAAACTCACATTTCATTCCGCGAGGACCCATGAGAGAACCTCTGAGTGCACTCGGTCGAGCTGATATTGTGGTCATTCATAATGCTGACATG GCTTCTGAAATGCAACTTAAAGCAATAAGGTCCGCAATAGAGGATAATAATGCAACATGTTCAGTGTTCTACAGCAGATTGGCTCCATCACATTTTTTTGAAGTTAAGCAACCATCACAGAGACTCCCTCTTAATGTGTTGAATGATAAGATCGTGCTATGTGTTTCTGCAATTGGCTGCCCAAATGCTTTCATTCATACAGCCAGAGAG ATTGGTCCACTCAAAATCGCCAGGTTGGATTTCAGTGACCATCATTTCTTCAGTGCTCAT GACCTAGAGAAAATTCAAGAAACAGCGAGGAATCTCATGGACGAGCACAGCAAAGATACCATAGTCTTAGTTACTGAGAAG GATTATGACCGTGATCCAGAGGCCCTCAAGACACTGGACGCAAACGTTTGGGTGCTGTCTTCTTCACTGCAGATTATGCATCACAGCAAACAAGGAGAAGATGAATTCATGAGGAAAGTCAATGAGATTATCACAGTTACCTGGTGTGCGAAGTCACATGCAGCGGACCGGGCCACGGGTTGCTGA
- the LOC109943460 gene encoding uncharacterized protein isoform X1: protein MPLNIDIDLFKLDIDELIADYSKENCTSLFEFKRVWMGKKFSYIYEGRPKTNSGLFMQSLFLHCIGHLTSQSSLHQRLAGLYCLYCLYECQPYKPQFKIYLSLEECRQLKDIVVMAKQNGLQLVPALVKRMLDKDMFLFGYMNLINDNGDKQVEELTALQNKQVKFACDKLFANSQAERYMHMDLGAEFELDTIKKLSKEYAEAKELALAEASQTVEVEDAKHLLQSERLLGDKIDEVVKEWDVQKEGFYERTGLSSSPGDQLMAVDNDESGAQCHKDGSCGDQLMAVDNDESGVQDHEDLDDDDDGFAELELLLE from the exons ATGCCTTTAAATATAGATATTGATCTGTTCAAGCTGGATATTGATGAGCTGATAGCTGATTATTCCAAG GAGAACTGTACATCACTCTTCGAATTCAAACGAGTATGGATGGGCAAGAAATTTTCTTATATCTATGAAGGCAGACCTAAGACAAACTCAGGTTTATTCATGCAGTCCCTCTTTCTGCATTGTATTG GTCATTTGACTTCTCAAAGTTCACTGCACCAAAGATTGGCTGGGCTATACTGCCTTTACTGTCTGTATGAGTGCCAGCCATACAAGCCGCAGTTCAAGATTTACTTGTCTCTTG AGGAGTGCAGGCAACTGAAGGATATCGTTGTTATGGCGAAGCAAAATGGACTGCAGCTCGTGCCTGCACTTGTCAAAAGGATGCTGGATAAAGACATGTTTTTGTTTGGCTACATGAATTTGATCAACGACAACGGGGACAAGCAGGTCGAGGAATTGACCGCATTGCAGAACAAGCAAGTAAAATTTGCATGTGACAA GTTATTTGCAAATAGCCAAGCAGAAAGATATATGCACATGGACTTG GGTGCTGAGTTCGAGCTTGATACCATCAAAAAATTGTCAAAGGAGTATGCAGAAGCAAAGGAACTGGCCCTTGCAG AGGCAAGCCAAACTGTCGAAGTTGAAGATGCTAAGCACCTCCTTCAGAGTGAGAGGCTGTTGGGCGACAAGATAGATGAAGTCGTCAAAGAATGGGATGTCCAGAAGGAGGGGTTCTACGAGAGAACTGGATTATCCTCATCCCCTGGTGACCAGCTCATGGCGGTCGACAACGATGAATCAGGAGCTCAATGTCACAAGGATGGATCCTGTGGCGATCAGCTCATGGCGGTCGACAATGATGAATCGGGAGTACAGGATCACGAGGAcctcgacgacgacgacgatggcttTGCCGAGTTAGAACTGCTGCTAGAGTGA
- the LOC109943460 gene encoding uncharacterized protein isoform X2, with protein MPLNIDIDLFKLDIDELIADYSKENCTSLFEFKRVWMGKKFSYIYEGRPKTNSGHLTSQSSLHQRLAGLYCLYCLYECQPYKPQFKIYLSLEECRQLKDIVVMAKQNGLQLVPALVKRMLDKDMFLFGYMNLINDNGDKQVEELTALQNKQVKFACDKLFANSQAERYMHMDLGAEFELDTIKKLSKEYAEAKELALAEASQTVEVEDAKHLLQSERLLGDKIDEVVKEWDVQKEGFYERTGLSSSPGDQLMAVDNDESGAQCHKDGSCGDQLMAVDNDESGVQDHEDLDDDDDGFAELELLLE; from the exons ATGCCTTTAAATATAGATATTGATCTGTTCAAGCTGGATATTGATGAGCTGATAGCTGATTATTCCAAG GAGAACTGTACATCACTCTTCGAATTCAAACGAGTATGGATGGGCAAGAAATTTTCTTATATCTATGAAGGCAGACCTAAGACAAACTCAG GTCATTTGACTTCTCAAAGTTCACTGCACCAAAGATTGGCTGGGCTATACTGCCTTTACTGTCTGTATGAGTGCCAGCCATACAAGCCGCAGTTCAAGATTTACTTGTCTCTTG AGGAGTGCAGGCAACTGAAGGATATCGTTGTTATGGCGAAGCAAAATGGACTGCAGCTCGTGCCTGCACTTGTCAAAAGGATGCTGGATAAAGACATGTTTTTGTTTGGCTACATGAATTTGATCAACGACAACGGGGACAAGCAGGTCGAGGAATTGACCGCATTGCAGAACAAGCAAGTAAAATTTGCATGTGACAA GTTATTTGCAAATAGCCAAGCAGAAAGATATATGCACATGGACTTG GGTGCTGAGTTCGAGCTTGATACCATCAAAAAATTGTCAAAGGAGTATGCAGAAGCAAAGGAACTGGCCCTTGCAG AGGCAAGCCAAACTGTCGAAGTTGAAGATGCTAAGCACCTCCTTCAGAGTGAGAGGCTGTTGGGCGACAAGATAGATGAAGTCGTCAAAGAATGGGATGTCCAGAAGGAGGGGTTCTACGAGAGAACTGGATTATCCTCATCCCCTGGTGACCAGCTCATGGCGGTCGACAACGATGAATCAGGAGCTCAATGTCACAAGGATGGATCCTGTGGCGATCAGCTCATGGCGGTCGACAATGATGAATCGGGAGTACAGGATCACGAGGAcctcgacgacgacgacgatggcttTGCCGAGTTAGAACTGCTGCTAGAGTGA
- the LOC103640535 gene encoding BTB/POZ domain-containing protein At3g50780-like — MMDGSRQQRQRRGSPAPGRPRTVPIAVTPEGFWCCPSPAALHKSLLKNPHHHHHHNAKQAPTPKTPSAPPSRAPSVQTATSVTDDVDDPAPAVADHHHSQAAAEAPAPATPPQHKVCVGFGRPETSDLTVVLYGKEGVAVSMSVHRDVLAQSSAFFARRLAADGQPCVEIHDCEDAEIYVETVGLMYCDDGANKHRLLKQSVPRVLRVMKAADALGFPACVRSCLDYLEAVPWAGEEEERRVVSSVRRLQCTDGAGVSPLLRRVASSDSGCLRPPADTFAHITEMVLASTDERGRRETKALVLSLLKDSTRGHVGGGADGSPPTPGISSSETLYGSCRGCLDRLRRLLAEASSEPAYSAAVARRIALEADNLVWLVEMLVASQRACDGFVALWSGQAELAASHAGAPAASRHAVSRVTARLFVGVGRGEMLPPRDARLRLLQVWLQPLIDDYAWLQRAGGSRPAAFDRRLVEDGIGQTILTLPLEDQRSLLLAWFGRFLKLGDDCPNLQRAFEVWWRRTFVRPYACSSSG; from the coding sequence ATGATGGACGGATCGAGGCAGCAGCGGCAGAGGAGGGGATCGCCAGCGCCGGGGAGGCCGCGCACCGTGCCGATCGCCGTCACGCCGGAGGGCTTCTGGTGCTGCCCGTCCCCCGCCGCGCTGCACAAGAGCCTGCTCAAGaacccgcaccaccaccaccaccacaacgCCAAGCAGGCGCCGACGCCTAAAACCCCCTCGGCCCCTCCGTCCAGAGCCCCCTCGGTCCAGACCGCGACGTCCGTGACCGACGACGTCGACGACCCCGCGCCCGCCGTGGCCGACCACCACCACAGCCAAGCGGCCGCCGAGGCTCCGGCGCCGGCCACGCCACCACagcacaaggtctgcgtcgggttCGGGCGGCCGGAGACCAGCGACCTGACGGTGGTGCTGTACGGGAAGGAGGGCGTCGCGGTCAGCATGAGCGTGCACAGGGACGTGCTCGCCCAGAGCAGCGCCTTCTTCGCGCGGCGCCTCGCCGCCGACGGCCAGCCCTGCGTGGAGATCCACGACTGCGAGGACGCGGAGATCTACGTGGAGACGGTCGGCCTCATGTACTGCGACGACGGGGCCAACAAGCACCGGCTGCTCAAGCAGAGCGTCCCGCGCGTGCTCCGCGTCATGAAGGCCGCCGACGCGCTCGGCTTCCCCGCCTGCGTCAGGTCCTGCCTCGACTACCTGGAGGCCGTCCCGTGGgccggggaggaggaggagcgccgCGTCGTGTCCTCGGTCCGCCGTCTCCAGTGCACGGACGGCGCCGGAGTCAGCCCGCTGCTGAGGAGGGTCGCCTCCTCCGACTCCGGCTGTCTGAGACCGCCCGCCGACACGTTCGCGCACATAACGGAGATGGTGCTGGCGAGCACCGACGAGCGGGGCCGGCGCGAGACGAAAGCCCTGGTCTTGAGCCTCCTGAAAGACAGCACTCGCGGCCACGTCGGCGGCGGCGCCGACGGATCACCACCAACACCGGGCATCTCCTCTTCCGAGACGTTGTACGGCTCGTGCCGGGGCTGCCTGGACCGGCTCCGGCGGCTGCTCGCGGAAGCTTCGTCCGAGCCGGCGTACTCCGCCGCCGTCGCGCGGCGGATCGCGCTGGAGGCCGACAACCTCGTGTGGCTGGTGGAGATGCTGGTGGCGAGCCAGCGCGCCTGCGACGGCTTCGTGGCGCTGTGGTCGGGCCAGGCCGAGCTGGCCGCGTCGCACGCCGGAGCGCCGGCGGCGTCCCGCCACGCTGTGAGCCGCGTCACGGCGCGCCTGTTCGTCGGCGTCGGGAGAGGGGAGATGCTCCCGCCTAGGGACGCCCGCCTGCGGCTCCTCCAGGTCTGGCTGCAGCCGCTCATCGACGACTACGCGTGGCTGCAGCGCGCCGGCGGATCCCGGCCGGCGGCGTTCGACAGGAGGCTCGTGGAGGACGGCATCGGGCAGACGATCCTGACGCTGCCGCTGGAGGACCAGAGGTCCTTGCTGCTGGCGTGGTTCGGCAGGTTCTTGAAGCTCGGCGACGATTGCCCGAATTTGCAGAGGGCGTTCGAGGTGTGGTGGAGGAGGACTTTCGTCAGGCCGTATGCATGTTCTTCGTCAGGCTGA